A window from Bufo bufo chromosome 1, aBufBuf1.1, whole genome shotgun sequence encodes these proteins:
- the ANGPTL7 gene encoding angiopoietin-related protein 7, with protein sequence MNIPTFAYIGFFMLSLAVFPCLSQKAPKKKPHGANGPLKMPGCCEEVKDLKVQIANLSSLLEELTKKQETDWVNVVMQVMKLESSQKQVENRITDAEEKYSELNNRVEILQSREQAAQTQTQTTADAIYDCSTLYQKNYKISGVYKMPANSFLGSPEMEVYCDMETHGGGWTLIQRRRVGLTSFNRDWKQYREGFGNTRGDFWLGNENIYRLTRRPTVLRVELEDWEGQVRYAEYAQFSIDNELNSYRLFLGNYSGNAGRDSLRYHNNTAFSTKDKDNDKCLDDCAGLRKGGYWYNCCTDSNLNGIFYRDGDHNKQTDGISWYGWHGSTYSLKRVEMKIRAQDFQP encoded by the exons ATGAACATCCCAACCTTTGCCTATATTGGCTTCTTCATGCTTTCTCTAGCAGTCTTCCCCTGCTTGTCCCAGAAAGCTCCCAAGAAAAAGCCCCATGGTGCCAATGGGCCCCTCAAGATGCCCGGCTGCTGCGAAGAGGTCAAAGATTTAAAGGTCCAAATCGCCAACCTGAGTAGCCTGCTGGAAGAGCTGACCAAGAAGCAGGAGACGGACTGGGTGAACGTGGTCATGCAGGTGATGAAGCTGGAGAGCAGCCAGAAGCAAGTGGAAAACCGCATCACAGATGCCGAGGAGAAGTACTCCGAGCTTAACAACCGGGTAGAAATCCTGCAATCCCGAGAGCAAGCGGCCCAAACGCAGACCCAAACCACAGCAG ACGCCATTTATGACTGCTCCACCCTCTATCAGAAGAACTACAAGATATCAGGGGTCTACAAGATGCCTGCCAATAGCTTCTTGGGGAGTCCAGAGATGGAG GTGTATTGTGACATGGAGACCCATGGAGGAGGATGGACTCTGATCCAAAGACGTAGAGTGGGTCTGACCTCATTTAACAGAGACTGGAAGCAGTACCGGGAAGGCTTTGGAAACACCCGTGGAGACTTCTGGTTAGGAAATGAGAATATCTACCGACTGACTCGCAGGCCAACAGTCCTAAGAGTAGAGCTGGAG GATTGGGAGGGACAAGTCCGATATGCAGAGTATGCCCAGTTCTCCATCGATAACGAGCTGAACAGTTACCGTCTCTTCCTGGGAAACTACAGCGGAAACGCGGGCAGAGACTCTCTGCGCTACCACAACAACACTGCCTTCAGCACAAAGGACAAGGACAATGACAAGTGCCTGGATGACTGTGCCGGGCTGCGTAAAG GTGGCTACTGGTACAACTGCTGCACAGACTCAAACCTCAACGGCATTTTCTACCGCGATGGTGACCACAACAAGCAAACAGATGGTATCAGTTGGTACGGCTGGCATGGATCCACCTACTCTCTGAAGAGGGTGGAAATGAAGATACGTGCTCAGGACTTCCAGCCATGA